The Polyangium mundeleinium genome contains the following window.
GAGGGGCTCTCGGGCGCCTTGCTCGTCACGCTGAACGTCGGCCTCAGCGCGGCCGGGCTTTATTTCGTCGCGGGCTTCTTGCACCGACGCCTCGGCTCGACCGAGATCGAGCGCGCCGCGCGGCTCTCGCATCACGCGCCTCTGCTCTCGTTCACGTTCCTGCTCGTCGGCCTCTCGACGATTGGAATGCCGGGGACGAGCGGCTTCGAGGCTGAGCACCTCGTCGTCGTGGGCGCGCTCGGCGCGCGGCACGGCATCATGGCCATCGCGGTCGGCCTCGGCAGCTTGCTCGGGGCCGCCTATCTGCTGCGTTATTTCCAGCGCGCCTTCCTCGCCTCCGCCGCGTCCGCACCGAGCTCGCCCGCGACCGAGGCGAAATCGACGCGCGGCAAGAGCGTCCGGGACCTCGGCCCGCGCGAGCTCGTCATTGCCGGCGCGGTCGGCGCGATCATCGTGGGCCTCGGGCTCTTTTCTCACCCCCTGCTCGAGGTCGTGGACGGCTCGGTCCGCGCCATGTCCACGCGGCTCGAGCACGCCAAACCGCATTCGTCCCTCGTGATGCACGGGGAGGGCGCCCCGTAAGGGCGCTCGGGAGGCGTTCGTCGTGCAAATTCGCGAGTTCTTCGCCGCAGATCAGATCGGTTTTCCTGTCCTCTCCACGCTGATCTTCCTCCCCCTCGCCTGGGCGATCCTCGTCCTTTCGATCGGCGACGAGAAACGCGCGCGGTGGACGGCCCTCACCGGCGCCCTGATCGAGCTCTTCCTCTCGCTCTTCGTGCTCGCGCGGTTCACGCCTGGGACGCCCGACGTGCAATTCGCCGAGCGGCGCTCGTGGATGCCCACGCTCGGCGCGAGTTATCACGTCGGCGTCGACGGCATGAGCGTGCTCTTTTTGCCCGTCGCCGCGATGCTCACGGTGCTCGTGCTCGTCGCCTCGTGGCACGACGTGAAGACCCGCGCCCGCGGCTTTTGCGCGTCTCTCCTCGCGCTCTCCGCGATCGTCGTGGGCATCTATTCGTCCCTCGACCTCGTCCTCTTTTTCGTGTTCTGGGAGGCGTCGCTCGTCCCGATCTATTTCCTCGTGAGCCTCTGGGGCGTGGGCCCGGAGCGCCGGTATGCGGCGACGAAGTTCGTGCTCACGATGCTCGCCGCCTCCGGGCCGCTCCTGCTCGGCATCGTCTTGCTCGCGGTCGCGGGGCGCCAAAACCCGGCCGATCCGTACACGTTCGACTGGCTCGTCCTCCGCACGCGGCCGGTCCCCGCCGCGATCGGGCCGATCGTCTTCTTCACGATGCTGACGGGCTTCGCCGTGAAGGGCCCCTTCGTCCCGCTCCACACCTGGATGCCCACGATGCTGCGCGAATGCCCCGTGGGAATCGGCGTGCTCTTGACCGGCCTCAAGCTCGGCAGCTACGGCGTCCTCCGCTTCCTCGTGCCGCTCCTGCCCGAGGCCACCGCGCGTTATGCGTGGCTGCTCGGCGCCGTCGGCGTCACGGGCATCGTGTACGGCGCCCTCGTCGCGCTCGTCCAGCCAAACCTCCGGCGCATGCTCTCGTTCGCGTGCCTGAGCCACGTGGGCATCGTCCTGCTCGGCATCTCGTCGGGCAAGGCGGAAGGCCTCACGGGCGCGGTGCTCGCGATGCTGAACCTGGGTTTGTCCGCCACGGGCTTGTTTTTCCTGACCGGCTTCCTCCAGAGCCGCGTGGGTTCGTCCGAGGTCTCGGCGCTCGGCGGCGTCGCCCAAAAAGCGCCGCGCGCGGCCGTGATGTTCTTGCTCTTGAGCCTCGCCGGCATCGGCGTCCCTGGCACGAGCGGCTTCCCCGGCGAGCACCTCGTCTTGCTCTCGGCGTACGAGACGAGCCTCCCGCGGCTCGGGTTCGCGCTCCTCGGCACGATCCTCGGCGCGGCGTACGTCCTCCGCGTCTTCGAGCAGGTCTTCCTCGGCCCCGTGACGCGCCCGCGCGTCGCCGCGATGAAAGACCTCCGTCCGCTCGAATGGGGCGTCGTGGGCTGTCTGGCCATTCTCGTCCTCGTGGTCGGCCTTTATCCGCGGCCCTTGCTCGCGCTCGTGGGCCCGAGCGCCGAGGCCCTCGCGCGCCCGGTCCCCTCCGTCGTCGCTGGGCACCCGTGATCTCGGGTCCCGCCGTGCTCGCCCGGGAACCCGGGCCGAGGTCGTTCCGTCCTACTCCGGACATGCGCGCCACCACCGAATCAACGGCGTTCTCCGCGGGAGGATCGATCTTCCGCTTCCCAGGGGTGGCCCCGCGTCTCGGCTACGCTAGAGTGGCCCCGTCGTCGCCTACGCTCGACGGTTTCTCCATGGCCTCTCCGCACTCCACGTCTCTCGGGGAAGGCCGCGCGCAGTTCGAGGCGGCGGTTCGCCCGGTCCTGCCACGGCTCTATCGATTTTGCCTCGCCCTCTCGGGGGATCGCGACCGCGCCGACGACCTCTTCCAGAACACGCTCATCAAGGCCTACGCGAACGCAGCCTCGTTCGAGGGCCGGAGCGACCTCGTGGTCTGGATTTGCGGCATTGCCCGGCACGAGCACCTGGAGGCGCGGCGCACCGAGGCGCGGCGGCGCGGGCTCTTCGAGCAATTCGTCGACGCTTGTGCTTCGGCGTTCGGATTTGGGGCCGAGGACGAGCGAAAGAGCCCCGAGGCGCAGGTGATCCAGAACGAGCACGCGGGCCAGCTCCTCGCGTGCTTGCAGACGTTGCCAGAGGAGTTCCGCACGGTGGTGGTCCTCTGCGACATCGAGGAGCTCGGATACGATCGGGTGGCCGAGATCCTCGGCGTCCCCAAGGGGACCGTGAAGAGCCGACATGCCCGCGGGCGCGCGCGTCTGCGGGCGGCCTATGAAAAGCTCGTGGCGGCGAAGCCCGAAGCGCCGGCGAGGGAGGAGGAGGAGTCGACATGAATTCGAAAGACCTGCCCCCGCTCCCCGAAAGTTTGGAGGAGGAGATCCGCGCGCTCCGCCAGGTGAAACCGCCGCAATCGCTCGTCGACCGTGCGTTCTCCAGCTTGCCCGAGCGCTCGGCCTCCGAGCGTCGCACGAGCAAGGATGTCCCTGCCAAATCCCGCCAGAGCGGGGGATCGGCGTTCGTGCGGATCGCTCCCGCGATGGCCCTCGCGGCGGCGCTCGCGTATGGCATCTGGGGTCAGGTGCGCTCGCAGGGCTCCGAGGTCGTACGGGTCGAGGAGCGCGCGGTCGCCTTGCCGGAGGCGGGGCACGCCTGGACCGAGATTCACCTGCAGACGCACCACCACGATGATTTGCCGGCCCTCGTGCACCTCGAGGTGCCCACGCACGTGCGCGTGGAGCTTCCGTCGGAGAGTGATGTGAAGCTCGAACGGCAGTGTGCCGAGACGCTCTGCGTGCACAAGTTCACGCACCACAATGGCAAGGGCGTGCCCTTGCGCGTGGCCGTCGCGCACCCGGGCCGGTACGAGATTCACGTCCGTCACGAATCGAAAAAAGCCGCCCTCCGCGAGCAGTTCGTGCTGACGGCCAGCCGCGATTGAACGTTTTCGGCGCCGGGGACCATCCCCGCGCTCCATCGATGGAAAGATAGCCTTCCGAGCCCCGGACGCCGCGCCCTGCCGCGCGGCGCCTTCGGCTCGTGATCCCGCGCCGACCCGGGTTTGGCGGCGCGATCGTTCGTCCTGGTACGTCCGCGCTGCGGACCGCTGGAGGTATCGTGTCTCATCGCATTCGCGCGCTCGCGAGCGGCCTCGCGTCGCTCGCCATGGCCTCTTCCTTTGCGCTCCCCGCCGCCCGCGCCGACGCGCCTGCGAAGAGCGACACCTTCGTCTTCCACGCATCGCTCGCGGACGGGCTTGGATTCCGCACCGAGCAGGACAAATTCGTCCTCGACGCGGGCGTGCTCAGCCAGATGCGATTCGACGCCATCTCGAACAGCGACGGTCTCGCGAGCGACGGCTTCAACGTCGCCGTCGTCCGCCCGTACATCCGGGCCCGCGCGTTCCACGATCAGGTCCGCTTTTTCGTGCAACCCGAGCTCGCCACGGCCAC
Protein-coding sequences here:
- a CDS encoding complex I subunit 4 family protein — protein: MQIREFFAADQIGFPVLSTLIFLPLAWAILVLSIGDEKRARWTALTGALIELFLSLFVLARFTPGTPDVQFAERRSWMPTLGASYHVGVDGMSVLFLPVAAMLTVLVLVASWHDVKTRARGFCASLLALSAIVVGIYSSLDLVLFFVFWEASLVPIYFLVSLWGVGPERRYAATKFVLTMLAASGPLLLGIVLLAVAGRQNPADPYTFDWLVLRTRPVPAAIGPIVFFTMLTGFAVKGPFVPLHTWMPTMLRECPVGIGVLLTGLKLGSYGVLRFLVPLLPEATARYAWLLGAVGVTGIVYGALVALVQPNLRRMLSFACLSHVGIVLLGISSGKAEGLTGAVLAMLNLGLSATGLFFLTGFLQSRVGSSEVSALGGVAQKAPRAAVMFLLLSLAGIGVPGTSGFPGEHLVLLSAYETSLPRLGFALLGTILGAAYVLRVFEQVFLGPVTRPRVAAMKDLRPLEWGVVGCLAILVLVVGLYPRPLLALVGPSAEALARPVPSVVAGHP
- a CDS encoding RNA polymerase sigma factor, producing MASPHSTSLGEGRAQFEAAVRPVLPRLYRFCLALSGDRDRADDLFQNTLIKAYANAASFEGRSDLVVWICGIARHEHLEARRTEARRRGLFEQFVDACASAFGFGAEDERKSPEAQVIQNEHAGQLLACLQTLPEEFRTVVVLCDIEELGYDRVAEILGVPKGTVKSRHARGRARLRAAYEKLVAAKPEAPAREEEEST